The following are encoded in a window of Kitasatospora fiedleri genomic DNA:
- a CDS encoding STM4011 family radical SAM protein produces MTDRTSELTILYRGPLSSCDYDCPYCPFAKRRDTPELLRADRAALERFTAWAAAYRHGRLSVLFTPWGEGLVRSWYRRAMVELSRLPHLERVAIQTNASCRTGWLAEADRAKLALWVTYHPGQVSEQRFLAKCAELTALGVRFSVGVVGQPEHLAAARRLRAALPAGVYLWVNAADGLTYTDAEAAGWAELDPLFDYSRHPHRSAGLPCRTGESVVSVDGDGTVRRCHFVRPPLGNLYDDSYRDQLRPRACPLGSCDCHIGYVHLESLPLYDVFAGGVLERIPHGW; encoded by the coding sequence GTGACCGACCGTACGAGCGAGTTGACGATCCTGTACCGGGGCCCGCTGTCCTCCTGCGACTACGACTGCCCGTACTGCCCGTTCGCCAAGCGGCGGGACACCCCGGAGCTGCTGCGCGCCGACCGGGCGGCGCTGGAGCGGTTCACGGCCTGGGCGGCGGCGTACCGGCACGGCCGGCTGTCGGTGCTGTTCACGCCGTGGGGCGAGGGGCTGGTGCGCAGCTGGTACCGGCGGGCGATGGTGGAGCTGAGCCGGCTGCCGCACCTGGAGCGGGTGGCGATCCAGACCAACGCGAGCTGCCGGACGGGCTGGCTGGCCGAGGCGGACCGGGCGAAGCTGGCGCTCTGGGTGACGTACCACCCGGGGCAGGTGAGCGAGCAGCGCTTCCTCGCCAAGTGCGCCGAACTCACCGCGCTGGGCGTGCGGTTCAGCGTCGGCGTGGTCGGGCAGCCGGAGCACCTGGCGGCGGCCCGGCGGCTGCGCGCGGCGCTGCCGGCGGGCGTCTACCTGTGGGTGAACGCGGCCGACGGGCTGACGTACACCGACGCCGAGGCGGCCGGGTGGGCGGAGCTGGACCCGCTGTTCGACTACAGCCGCCACCCGCACCGCAGCGCGGGGCTGCCGTGCCGGACCGGGGAGAGCGTGGTGTCGGTGGACGGGGACGGCACGGTGCGCCGCTGCCACTTCGTCCGGCCGCCGCTGGGCAACCTGTACGACGACTCGTATCGGGACCAACTACGGCCGCGCGCCTGCCCGTTGGGGAGCTGTGACTGCCACATCGGCTACGTGCACCTGGAGTCGCTGCCGCTGTACGACGTGTTCGCGGGCGGCGTGCTGGAGCGCATCCCGCACGGGTGGTGA
- a CDS encoding amino acid ABC transporter ATP-binding protein: MSGDGATAMVEVRGVHKRFGRLEVLRGIDLDVRPGTVTVVLGPSGSGKSTLLRAVNHLEKLDRGHVRVDGELIGYRRVGDKLRELPEREVLKQRTKLGFVFQNFNLFPHLTVLENLVEAPVGALGVPKAEARARARDLLERVGLADKADEYPRRLSGGQQQRVAIARALALEPKVLLFDEPTSALDPELVGEVLDVIKDLARTGTTMIVVTHEIGFAREVADTVVFMDGGVVVEQGPPARVLDDPQHERTRAFLAKVL, translated from the coding sequence ATGAGCGGCGACGGCGCCACGGCCATGGTCGAAGTACGCGGCGTGCACAAGCGGTTCGGACGGCTGGAGGTGCTGCGCGGCATCGACCTCGACGTCCGCCCCGGCACCGTCACGGTGGTGCTCGGCCCGTCCGGCTCCGGCAAGTCCACCCTGCTGCGGGCGGTCAACCACCTGGAGAAGCTCGACCGGGGCCACGTCCGGGTGGACGGCGAGCTGATCGGCTACCGGCGGGTCGGCGACAAGCTGCGCGAACTGCCCGAGCGCGAGGTGCTCAAGCAGCGCACCAAGCTCGGCTTCGTGTTCCAGAACTTCAACCTGTTCCCGCACCTGACCGTGCTGGAGAACCTGGTCGAGGCCCCGGTCGGCGCGCTCGGCGTCCCCAAGGCCGAGGCCCGGGCCCGGGCCCGCGACCTGCTGGAGCGGGTCGGCCTCGCCGACAAGGCCGACGAGTACCCGCGCCGGCTCTCCGGCGGCCAGCAGCAGCGCGTCGCCATCGCCCGGGCGCTCGCCCTGGAGCCCAAGGTGCTGCTGTTCGACGAGCCGACCTCCGCGCTCGACCCCGAGCTGGTCGGCGAGGTCCTCGACGTGATCAAGGACCTGGCCCGCACCGGCACCACCATGATCGTGGTCACCCACGAGATCGGCTTCGCCCGCGAGGTCGCCGACACCGTGGTGTTCATGGACGGCGGCGTGGTGGTCGAGCAGGGCCCGCCCGCCCGGGTGCTGGACGACCCGCAGCACGAGCGGACCCGCGCCTTCCTCGCCAAGGTCCTCTGA
- a CDS encoding ABC transporter substrate-binding protein translates to MSVTRRTFVPAAAALAAALLLSSCGSSDNASADLGAKKEGTAPNGVKVNLTPDQNRVTTPKVDAIAALVPDEIRRRGTLEVAANVSTVPPLGFYATDDKTVIGTEPDIAYLIGDVLGLKVDINPVSWENVFVGLDSGKYDAGITNVTVTEARKEKYDFATYRLDILGFEAKKGGSWKVKGPADVAGHTIGVASGTNQEKLLLDWSAQDVKNGLKPVDVKYYQNASDYYLALGSGRIDAWLGPNPASAFHAAQTGETEVIGTYSGAGETVLGKIAATTKKDNGLVKAFNEALNEVIKNGTYTEVLKRWGLENEAVPTSEINPPGLPKTDS, encoded by the coding sequence ATGTCCGTGACCCGCCGCACCTTCGTCCCGGCCGCCGCCGCCCTCGCCGCCGCCCTGCTGCTCTCCTCCTGCGGCTCCTCCGACAACGCCTCCGCGGACCTCGGCGCCAAGAAGGAGGGCACCGCGCCCAACGGGGTGAAGGTCAACCTGACGCCCGACCAGAACCGGGTCACCACGCCGAAGGTCGACGCGATCGCCGCCCTCGTCCCGGACGAGATCCGCCGAAGAGGCACCCTGGAGGTCGCGGCCAACGTCAGCACCGTCCCGCCGCTGGGCTTCTACGCCACCGACGACAAGACGGTGATCGGCACCGAACCCGACATCGCCTACCTGATCGGCGACGTGCTCGGCCTCAAGGTCGACATCAACCCGGTCTCCTGGGAGAACGTCTTCGTCGGCCTGGACAGCGGCAAGTACGACGCGGGCATCACCAACGTCACCGTCACCGAGGCCCGCAAGGAGAAGTACGACTTCGCCACCTACCGCCTCGACATCCTCGGCTTCGAGGCCAAGAAGGGCGGCAGCTGGAAGGTCAAGGGCCCGGCCGACGTGGCCGGCCACACCATCGGCGTCGCCTCCGGCACCAACCAGGAGAAGCTGCTGCTCGACTGGAGCGCCCAGGACGTCAAGAACGGCCTCAAGCCGGTGGACGTGAAGTACTACCAGAACGCCTCCGACTACTACCTCGCCCTCGGCTCCGGCCGGATCGACGCCTGGCTCGGCCCCAACCCGGCCAGCGCCTTCCACGCCGCGCAGACCGGCGAGACCGAGGTCATCGGCACCTACTCCGGCGCCGGCGAGACCGTCCTCGGCAAGATCGCCGCCACCACCAAGAAGGACAACGGCCTGGTCAAGGCGTTCAACGAGGCCCTCAACGAGGTCATCAAGAACGGCACCTACACCGAGGTCCTCAAGCGCTGGGGCCTGGAGAACGAGGCCGTCCCGACCTCCGAGATCAACCCGCCCGGCCTGCCCAAGACCGACAGCTGA